From the Euphorbia lathyris chromosome 6, ddEupLath1.1, whole genome shotgun sequence genome, one window contains:
- the LOC136233522 gene encoding uncharacterized protein, with protein MMMKSVQCFSNSKTLFPSIQLPPKKSNLHLTLISPSLKIITNKGHIYHPLTCALNEPITPSRNNGTKIAKSIAFACIVGLIGLGSSMKAIAGPRELYQKAPQLVLGYPLGGRSALKSLLDVNVYLSSHDLEPPATIFPLPSRPSAQQVKDIKMEAVRLMKYGKAEDAVLLLRNACNLYKYDPEPAYNVEMALVEILISQGKYMEASECDCLKDDQCLPSDARFPLYKAIICTMLDETEDARKWWDEYVETVEGEFDPTRSFSN; from the exons ATGATGATGAAATCAGTTCAGTGTTTTAGTAATAGTAAAACCCTTTTTCCATCCATCCAACTCCCACCTAAAAAGAGTAACCTTCACTTGACCCTAATCAGCCCTTCACTTAAAATTATTACCAATAAAGGACACATTTATCATCCCTTGACTTGTGCTCTAAACGAACCCATTACACCTTCAAGAAATAATGGAACCAAAATAGCCAAATCTATAGCTTTTGCTTGTATTGTGGGTTTAATTGGATTAGGAAGTAGCATGAAAGCTATTGCAGGGCCAAGAGAATTGTATCAGAAAGCACCTCAATTGGTATTAGGCTATCCATTAGGAGGTCGTTCTGCACTTAAATCATTATTGGACGTTAATGTTTACTTGTCCTCTCATGATTTGGAGCCCCCTGCAACTATTTTCCCCCTTCCTTCAAGGCCTTCTGCCCAACAAGTTAAGGATATTAAG ATGGAGGCAGTACGGCTAATGAAATATGGAAAAGCAGAAGATGCAGTTTTATTGCTACGAAATGCTTGTAATCTCTATAAATATGATCCTGAGCCAGCTTACAATGTTGAGATGGCATTAGTTGAAATTCTTATTTCTCAG GGGAAATACATGGAGGCCTCTGAGTGTGACTGTCTCAAGGATGACCAATGTTTGCCTTCAGATGCCAGATTTCCCCTTTACAAG GCAATTATATGTACGATGTTGGATGAGACAGAGGATGCAAGGAAATGGTGGGATGAATACGTGGAAACGGTTGAAGGAGAATTTGATCCCACTAGATCATTTTCAAACTAA
- the LOC136233313 gene encoding uncharacterized protein isoform X1, whose product MLNFTYDQLITNIDIVFGNFPANIKYDSVAAIATPVLIIAGTYMVFRYAKNSQKRSRRYEFVYSRSMSLGALHGGKLALQRLIDYHHARADSASLNAAETELRTLLAQDQPDFNKLQSTVAKLEMAGKEGVAVGLLEKGVRKAKSENRSHEAYEVEMLLVEALIYKGDYRKALNCECLNYEEISDARRPLYKAIIHIMLNHEGEASRYWDEFVEVRSYFLAPTIQEHQIDKQVASFNEFDKLVNVLKNDIINAHNRQINM is encoded by the exons ATGCTTAATTTCACCTATGATCAGTTGATAACAAATATAGATATTGTGTTTGGGAATTTTCCAGCAAACATTAAGTATGATTCCGTGGCAGCAATTGCAACTCCAGTTCTGATAATTGCAGGAACTTACATGGTATTTCGTTATGCCAAAAATtcccagaaaagaagcagaaggtACGAGTTTGTTTATAGTCGGTCCATGTCTTTAGGAGCTCTTCACGGTGGCAAACTGGCCTTACAGAGATTGATAGATTATCATCATGCTCGAGCTGACTCGGCATCACTTAATGCTGCTGAAACTGAGTTAAGGACTCTACTCGCTCAGGACCAACCCGATTTCAATAAGCTTCAG AGCACTGTTGCTAAGCTGGAAATGGCTGGAAAGGAAGGAGTTGCAGTTGGACTGCTGGAAAAAGGAGTGAGAAAGGCAAAGTCTGAGAATAGATCtcatgaagcttatgaagttgAAATGTTGCTTGTTGAAGCACTCATTTACAAG GGAGATTACCGGAAGGCTTTAAACTGTGAATGTCTTAACTATGAAGAAATTTCAGACGCAAGACGGCCCCTATACAAG GCAATCATTCATATAATGTTAAACCATGAGGGAGAAGCTTCAAGGTATTGGGATGAATTTGTGGAAGTTCGCAGTTATTTCTTAGCACCAACTATTCAAGAACATCAAATTGACAAACAAGTAGCCAGTTTTAATGAATTTGACAAGCTTGTTAATGTACTTAAAAATGATATCATCAATGCTCACAATCGTCAAATAAATATGTAA
- the LOC136233313 gene encoding uncharacterized protein isoform X2, producing MLNFTYDQLITNIDIVFGNFPANIKYDSVAAIATPVLIIAGTYMVFRYAKNSQKRSRRYEFVYSRSMSLGALHGGKLALQRLIDYHHARADSASLNAAETELRTLLAQDQPDFNKLQSTVAKLEMAGKEGVAVGLLEKGVRKAKSENRSHEAYEVEMLLVEALIYKGDYRKALNCECLNYEEISDARRPLYKVCVLDQKRSQP from the exons ATGCTTAATTTCACCTATGATCAGTTGATAACAAATATAGATATTGTGTTTGGGAATTTTCCAGCAAACATTAAGTATGATTCCGTGGCAGCAATTGCAACTCCAGTTCTGATAATTGCAGGAACTTACATGGTATTTCGTTATGCCAAAAATtcccagaaaagaagcagaaggtACGAGTTTGTTTATAGTCGGTCCATGTCTTTAGGAGCTCTTCACGGTGGCAAACTGGCCTTACAGAGATTGATAGATTATCATCATGCTCGAGCTGACTCGGCATCACTTAATGCTGCTGAAACTGAGTTAAGGACTCTACTCGCTCAGGACCAACCCGATTTCAATAAGCTTCAG AGCACTGTTGCTAAGCTGGAAATGGCTGGAAAGGAAGGAGTTGCAGTTGGACTGCTGGAAAAAGGAGTGAGAAAGGCAAAGTCTGAGAATAGATCtcatgaagcttatgaagttgAAATGTTGCTTGTTGAAGCACTCATTTACAAG GGAGATTACCGGAAGGCTTTAAACTGTGAATGTCTTAACTATGAAGAAATTTCAGACGCAAGACGGCCCCTATACAAG GTTTGTGTCCTTGATCAAAAGCGGAGCCAACCCTAA